From the Salinimicrobium tongyeongense genome, one window contains:
- a CDS encoding aspartate carbamoyltransferase catalytic subunit, translating into MNELSVKHLLGIKYLNKQDIDLIFQTADHFKEVINRPIKKVPSLRDITIANLFFENSTRTRLSFELAEKRLSADVVNFSAASSSVKKGETLIDTVNNILSMKVDMVVMRHPNPGAGIFLSKHVDASIINAGDGAHEHPTQALLDSYSIREKLGTVEGKKVVIVGDILHSRVALSNILALKLQGAQVKVCGPYTLLPKYISSLGVEVEPNLRKALEWCDVANMLRVQNERMDISYFPSTREYVQLFGLNKELLDSLGKKIVIMHPGPINRGVEITSDVADSDQAIILDQVQNGVAIRMAVIYLLASKIKQV; encoded by the coding sequence ATGAACGAATTAAGTGTTAAGCATTTACTGGGGATAAAATACCTGAATAAACAAGATATTGACCTCATTTTTCAAACTGCCGATCATTTTAAAGAAGTGATCAACAGGCCCATTAAGAAAGTACCTTCCCTAAGAGACATTACCATTGCCAATTTGTTTTTTGAGAACAGCACCCGAACCCGGCTTTCTTTTGAACTGGCCGAAAAAAGACTGAGTGCCGATGTGGTTAATTTTTCGGCGGCCTCTTCTTCAGTAAAAAAAGGGGAAACTTTAATAGACACGGTGAACAACATTCTGTCTATGAAAGTAGATATGGTAGTAATGCGCCATCCAAACCCCGGGGCCGGGATCTTTCTTTCCAAACATGTTGATGCAAGTATCATTAACGCCGGAGACGGTGCGCATGAGCATCCCACCCAGGCCCTGCTCGACAGTTATTCAATTCGTGAGAAACTGGGCACCGTTGAGGGGAAGAAGGTAGTGATCGTGGGCGATATTCTGCACAGCAGGGTGGCATTGTCAAATATTCTGGCATTGAAGTTACAGGGCGCACAGGTAAAAGTTTGCGGGCCCTACACCTTACTTCCAAAGTATATAAGTTCTCTTGGTGTTGAGGTAGAACCCAACCTTCGCAAGGCATTAGAGTGGTGCGATGTGGCCAATATGCTGCGGGTACAAAATGAAAGGATGGATATAAGTTACTTCCCCAGTACCCGGGAATATGTACAGCTCTTTGGGCTCAACAAAGAACTGCTGGATTCTTTAGGTAAGAAGATCGTGATCATGCACCCCGGCCCTATAAACAGGGGAGTGGAGATCACCAGTGACGTGGCAGATTCCGATCAGGCTATAATTCTCGATCAGGTGCAAAACGGGGTGGCTATAAGAATGGCAGTGATCTATTTACTGGCATCAAAAATCAAACAGGTATGA
- a CDS encoding sterol desaturase family protein: MTELLEPESHTPGILLIYTAIFFFAILFRYFVAAGVFYYYYYVKNFKKYDERRLSKRLANRKQLKNEIVWSIKSSAIFALVGAATYWLWLKGHTAVYLEPGLYGYWYLPVSLLAILLIHETYYYWVHRWMHHPKIFRIVHKVHHDSRIPTPWTAFSFHPWESLIEALILPLILIFLPVNVYILGFYLLVMTVSSVVNHLDIEIYPLWFQKSRFGKLFIGATHHHHHHTEFMTNYGLYFTFWDKLMATESRKMKS; encoded by the coding sequence ATGACTGAACTACTTGAACCTGAAAGCCATACTCCAGGAATTCTCCTGATCTATACCGCAATCTTCTTTTTTGCAATCCTGTTCAGGTATTTTGTGGCAGCAGGGGTTTTCTACTATTACTACTACGTAAAGAATTTTAAGAAATACGATGAGCGGCGACTTAGTAAGCGGCTGGCCAACAGGAAACAACTGAAAAACGAGATTGTGTGGAGCATAAAATCTTCGGCGATTTTTGCGCTGGTAGGGGCAGCCACTTACTGGCTGTGGTTAAAAGGCCACACTGCCGTCTACCTGGAGCCGGGTTTGTATGGGTACTGGTACCTGCCGGTAAGTTTACTGGCCATTCTGCTCATTCATGAAACTTATTATTACTGGGTACACCGCTGGATGCACCACCCAAAGATCTTTCGCATAGTACATAAGGTGCATCACGATAGCCGCATCCCCACGCCCTGGACGGCTTTTTCATTTCACCCCTGGGAAAGCCTTATTGAAGCACTTATCCTGCCCCTTATCCTAATCTTTTTGCCCGTGAATGTTTACATTCTTGGGTTTTACCTGCTGGTGATGACGGTGAGCAGCGTGGTGAACCATCTAGACATTGAGATCTACCCGCTGTGGTTCCAAAAAAGCCGTTTTGGGAAGCTGTTTATTGGCGCCACCCATCACCACCACCACCATACAGAATTCATGACCAATTATGGCCTTTACTTTACCTTCTGGGATAAGTTAATGGCAACCGAAAGCCGCAAGATGAAATCCTGA
- a CDS encoding methylglyoxal synthase encodes MKTIALIAHNSRKTDLLNWAKIHRDALLKYNLIGTTNTSKLLSEMLDIKVSGFGHGPSGGDILLAAKILQGEVQMIIFFIDAETPHGHEHDIQTLIRTAVINNIPIALNRASADLLILDERDQEK; translated from the coding sequence ATGAAAACCATTGCACTCATTGCCCACAACAGCCGAAAGACCGACCTGCTTAACTGGGCTAAAATACATCGCGACGCGCTTTTAAAGTACAACCTCATAGGCACCACCAACACCTCAAAATTACTGAGCGAAATGCTCGATATCAAGGTGTCAGGTTTTGGCCACGGCCCCAGCGGCGGCGATATACTTTTGGCAGCAAAGATCCTGCAGGGGGAGGTGCAAATGATCATCTTTTTTATTGATGCCGAAACGCCTCACGGCCACGAGCACGACATCCAAACGCTCATTAGAACTGCGGTGATCAACAACATCCCCATCGCCCTCAACCGCGCATCGGCCGATCTTTTGATCCTGGATGAAAGAGATCAGGAAAAATAA
- the pyrR gene encoding bifunctional pyr operon transcriptional regulator/uracil phosphoribosyltransferase PyrR has product MSQKVLLASKEMNIILHRLACQLIENHNTFEDSVIIGIQPRGVFLANRIHKILREEYGISTIKMGQLDITFYRDDFRRSDKPLEANKTHIDFVVEDKRVIFIDDVLYTGRSIRAALTAVQSFGRPREIELLTLIDRRFSRHLPIQPDYNGRQVDAINEEKVKVNWKENEGEDAVYLISKV; this is encoded by the coding sequence ATGAGCCAAAAAGTGTTGCTTGCTTCAAAAGAAATGAACATCATTTTACACCGTTTGGCCTGCCAGTTGATTGAAAATCACAATACATTTGAAGACTCGGTGATCATTGGGATTCAGCCCAGGGGAGTTTTTCTGGCAAACCGCATCCATAAGATCCTTCGGGAAGAATACGGTATTTCTACGATAAAAATGGGGCAGCTGGATATCACCTTTTACCGGGATGACTTCCGCAGAAGCGATAAACCTCTTGAAGCGAACAAAACACATATAGATTTTGTAGTAGAAGATAAGCGGGTGATCTTTATTGATGACGTGCTTTATACCGGCAGGAGCATTAGGGCGGCACTCACTGCAGTGCAGTCTTTTGGGAGGCCTCGCGAAATTGAACTTCTCACGCTCATAGACCGCAGGTTTAGCAGGCATTTGCCCATTCAGCCCGACTATAACGGCCGGCAGGTAGATGCCATAAATGAGGAAAAAGTTAAAGTGAACTGGAAAGAGAATGAAGGGGAAGATGCCGTATACCTTATAAGTAAAGTATAA
- a CDS encoding ribonuclease Z, translated as MKLTVLGCYAATPRTFTKPTSQVLEINNEIFLIDCGEGTQVELRRHKIKFGKIKHVFISHLHGDHFYGLVGLISTFMLLNRKTELHIYGPKGIKEIVLLQLNFSNSWTGYPLYFHELSATEPQVILNTRKVSVETIPLKHRIYANGYLFREKPKPRKLLMEEVEKYDIDVAYYKGIKKGKDAVLEDGRVIPNLELTEDPEPPESYAFCSDTSYNPGMASQLENVTVLYHESTFLEEHAYLAAPTGHSTAREAAAIARAARVSQLVLGHYSTRYESIGTFKKEAEEVFANVHLADDGKILNFS; from the coding sequence ATGAAACTAACCGTGCTGGGCTGCTATGCGGCCACTCCAAGAACCTTCACAAAGCCTACTTCGCAGGTGCTGGAGATCAATAATGAGATCTTTCTTATAGATTGTGGGGAAGGGACCCAGGTAGAACTGCGCAGGCACAAGATCAAGTTCGGCAAGATTAAGCACGTCTTTATTTCCCACCTTCACGGCGATCATTTTTACGGGCTGGTAGGCCTTATCTCCACCTTCATGCTATTGAACAGGAAGACCGAACTTCACATTTACGGCCCTAAAGGAATCAAGGAAATTGTGCTGCTGCAGCTTAATTTTTCCAATTCCTGGACAGGTTACCCGCTTTACTTTCACGAACTAAGCGCTACAGAACCCCAGGTGATCCTCAACACCCGAAAGGTTTCTGTAGAGACCATTCCTTTAAAGCACCGTATTTACGCTAACGGATATTTATTCAGGGAAAAACCCAAACCCAGAAAGTTGTTGATGGAAGAGGTTGAGAAGTATGATATTGATGTGGCATATTATAAAGGGATCAAAAAAGGGAAAGATGCGGTTCTTGAAGACGGCAGGGTGATCCCAAACCTTGAGCTTACCGAAGATCCCGAACCTCCCGAAAGTTATGCCTTTTGCAGCGACACCTCCTATAATCCCGGGATGGCATCACAGTTGGAAAATGTCACTGTTTTGTACCACGAGTCTACTTTTCTCGAAGAACACGCTTATCTGGCCGCTCCCACAGGCCATTCTACTGCCCGCGAAGCCGCTGCCATAGCCAGGGCTGCCAGGGTTTCCCAGCTTGTTTTAGGACATTATTCCACCCGCTATGAATCTATAGGCACCTTTAAAAAGGAAGCTGAAGAGGTTTTTGCAAACGTACACCTGGCCGATGACGGTAAAATTCTGAATTTTTCCTAG
- a CDS encoding MFS transporter, with amino-acid sequence MAKTRLILPVVVFAQFCCTSLWFAGNGVMNELMFSFELQPAALGHLTSAVQFGFITGCLGFAFMGIADRFSPSKVFFYSAIFGAFINLGILWDNNSSASLMLFRFLTGFSLAGIYPVGMKLASDYFKDGLGRSLGFLVGALVLGTAFPHLLNATGGAQNLHWKNVIFTTSILAVLGGFLILLLVKDGPYRKPMLNRNFSVIFQVFKIQKFRAAAFGYFGHMWELYAFWAFVPVVLGAYEILQPPVGFNIPLLSFLIIGSGGLACVAGGFISQSRGTKFTATAALFLSGTCCLLSPFVFLQPSSTILVLFLLFWGMLVVADSPLFSTLIAENAPSEARGTALTQVNCIGFALSILSIQLTSFLFEVLPPAYPLLFLVAGPVLGMLALFRKSRLVSRFSTEKV; translated from the coding sequence ATGGCTAAGACGCGGCTCATTTTACCCGTTGTTGTATTTGCGCAATTTTGCTGCACCTCCCTCTGGTTTGCAGGCAACGGGGTGATGAATGAGCTTATGTTTAGCTTTGAGCTACAGCCCGCCGCACTGGGTCACCTCACCTCGGCAGTACAATTCGGTTTTATAACAGGCTGCCTTGGCTTTGCATTTATGGGAATTGCCGACAGGTTTTCTCCCTCAAAAGTGTTCTTCTATTCTGCCATTTTTGGCGCTTTCATCAACCTCGGAATACTTTGGGACAACAACAGCAGCGCGAGCTTGATGCTATTCAGGTTTCTCACGGGCTTTTCCCTCGCCGGGATTTATCCCGTGGGAATGAAGCTCGCTTCCGATTATTTTAAGGATGGGCTGGGCAGGTCACTGGGCTTCCTGGTGGGAGCTTTGGTTCTGGGAACGGCATTTCCACATTTGCTGAATGCAACGGGCGGCGCACAAAACCTACATTGGAAAAATGTAATATTTACCACGTCAATCCTGGCGGTTTTGGGAGGCTTCCTCATTTTACTGCTCGTAAAAGACGGGCCGTACCGCAAGCCTATGCTAAACAGGAACTTTTCGGTCATTTTCCAGGTTTTTAAAATCCAGAAATTCAGGGCAGCAGCTTTTGGCTATTTCGGGCACATGTGGGAACTCTATGCGTTTTGGGCTTTTGTTCCGGTGGTACTTGGGGCCTACGAAATACTTCAGCCGCCGGTAGGTTTCAATATTCCGTTGCTTTCTTTTCTCATCATTGGCTCGGGCGGACTGGCTTGTGTGGCGGGCGGGTTCATTTCCCAAAGCCGTGGCACAAAATTCACTGCCACAGCTGCCTTGTTTCTTTCTGGGACCTGCTGTCTCCTTTCACCCTTTGTATTTCTTCAGCCCTCGAGCACAATTCTCGTGCTCTTCCTGCTGTTTTGGGGAATGCTGGTGGTTGCCGATTCTCCTCTTTTTTCAACGCTAATCGCAGAAAATGCACCTTCCGAAGCACGTGGTACCGCATTAACGCAGGTTAATTGCATAGGTTTCGCCCTTAGTATTTTGAGCATTCAATTGACCAGCTTCCTGTTTGAGGTACTGCCACCGGCATATCCGCTGTTGTTCCTGGTTGCCGGGCCTGTCTTAGGTATGCTGGCCCTTTTCAGAAAAAGCAGACTGGTCTCCCGTTTTTCAACTGAAAAAGTTTAA
- a CDS encoding CAP domain-containing protein, with translation MKNLTYFVWLMAVCTIYLTSCSKESVDEVDSANLSAKLAPVNYSSIELDVLELVNAYRQQQGLNSLLYLDEGSIEAAGHNQHMIKDNEVCHHFFGSRYQSLVKSVNAKAVSENVGFGYSTAEAVVKAWIKSDGHRENLEGDHTHFGISVKEGNDGKYYFTNIFVRK, from the coding sequence ATGAAGAATTTAACCTACTTTGTGTGGTTAATGGCTGTTTGTACGATTTATCTTACTTCTTGTTCGAAAGAAAGTGTAGATGAAGTTGACTCTGCCAACCTTTCAGCCAAACTCGCTCCTGTTAATTATTCCTCTATTGAACTTGATGTGCTCGAACTGGTCAACGCTTATCGCCAGCAACAGGGCTTAAACAGTCTGCTTTACCTTGATGAAGGGTCTATTGAAGCGGCAGGTCACAACCAGCACATGATCAAAGACAATGAGGTGTGCCATCATTTCTTCGGAAGCAGGTACCAGTCGCTCGTGAAATCGGTTAACGCTAAAGCAGTAAGTGAAAATGTGGGATTTGGTTATAGTACTGCCGAAGCTGTAGTGAAGGCGTGGATTAAAAGTGACGGGCATCGCGAAAACCTCGAAGGAGATCACACTCATTTTGGCATCTCTGTAAAAGAAGGAAATGACGGGAAATATTATTTTACCAATATTTTTGTAAGAAAGTAA
- a CDS encoding SDR family oxidoreductase, producing MKILLTGATGYIGKRLLPILLDRGHEVVCCVRNRERFPAYGKFTHPNISLLEVDFLKELPPSEGVKDIDAAYYLIHSMSAGTGDFAEMEAASARNFLKLIEPTSARQLIYLTGITNEKELSKHLSSRQNVEEILANSSVPLTAIKAGIIVGSGSASFEIMRDLVEKLPVMITPKWVTTKSQPIAIRNVLEYLEGVLLREDTFNKAFDIGGPDVLTYKEMLLQFAAVRGFTRKIITVPVMTPRLSSYWLYFVTSTSYKLAVNLVDSMKVEVIARNNELENMLGIHPIPYKEAVSLAFQKIEQSSVISSWKDSLASSYADNSLLEHINVPTDGCFVDHREKKISGSHERVLNNIWAIGGKRGWYYGSRLWKIRGFMDKMVGGVGLRRGRTDQHHINTGDTLDFWRVLAADEKNRRLLLYAEMKLPGEAWLEFKIIERNGEHFLHQTATFRPNGLAGRLYWYSVMPFHFFVFEGMAKNLVKFKEPGLQQKSG from the coding sequence ATGAAGATCCTCCTTACCGGTGCCACAGGGTACATTGGCAAGCGCCTCCTCCCCATACTGCTCGACCGCGGCCATGAAGTTGTTTGCTGCGTTAGGAACAGGGAGCGGTTTCCTGCCTACGGAAAATTCACTCACCCCAATATTTCTTTACTGGAGGTAGACTTCCTGAAAGAACTGCCTCCTTCTGAAGGGGTCAAAGATATTGATGCCGCTTACTACCTCATTCATTCCATGAGTGCGGGCACTGGGGATTTTGCCGAAATGGAAGCTGCTTCTGCCCGCAATTTCTTGAAGCTTATAGAGCCTACTTCGGCCAGGCAGCTCATTTACCTCACCGGGATCACCAATGAAAAGGAACTTTCAAAACACCTCTCATCGCGGCAAAATGTAGAAGAGATCCTGGCGAACAGCAGCGTTCCGCTCACGGCGATAAAAGCCGGGATCATTGTGGGCTCGGGCAGCGCATCATTCGAGATCATGCGCGATCTGGTTGAAAAACTTCCGGTAATGATCACGCCAAAATGGGTCACTACTAAAAGTCAGCCCATAGCCATCAGAAACGTACTGGAGTACCTGGAGGGCGTACTTTTGCGGGAAGATACTTTTAATAAAGCCTTTGATATTGGCGGGCCCGATGTACTCACTTATAAAGAAATGCTGTTGCAGTTTGCGGCAGTGCGGGGTTTTACGCGCAAGATCATTACCGTGCCCGTAATGACGCCGCGGCTTTCTTCCTACTGGCTGTATTTTGTGACCTCCACTTCTTACAAGCTTGCGGTGAACCTTGTAGACAGTATGAAAGTTGAGGTCATTGCCAGGAACAATGAACTCGAAAACATGCTGGGAATACACCCCATTCCCTATAAAGAGGCTGTTTCCCTGGCTTTTCAAAAAATTGAACAAAGCAGCGTGATCTCAAGCTGGAAAGATTCCCTGGCCTCCAGTTATGCCGATAATTCTTTACTCGAACACATCAATGTGCCCACCGATGGCTGTTTTGTAGATCATCGCGAGAAGAAAATCTCTGGCAGCCACGAGCGTGTTTTGAACAACATCTGGGCTATTGGCGGCAAGAGGGGCTGGTATTACGGCAGCAGGCTGTGGAAAATAAGAGGTTTTATGGATAAAATGGTGGGCGGCGTGGGCCTTAGGCGCGGGCGCACAGATCAACATCACATTAATACCGGTGATACGCTCGACTTCTGGAGGGTTTTGGCAGCCGATGAAAAGAACCGGCGTTTACTGCTTTATGCCGAAATGAAACTTCCCGGTGAAGCCTGGCTCGAGTTTAAGATCATAGAGAGAAACGGCGAACATTTTCTACATCAAACCGCCACCTTCAGGCCTAACGGACTCGCAGGCAGGCTCTACTGGTACAGCGTTATGCCTTTCCACTTCTTTGTGTTTGAAGGCATGGCCAAAAATCTCGTAAAATTTAAAGAACCGGGGCTACAACAAAAATCAGGTTAA
- a CDS encoding ribonuclease Z, with the protein MRIIEKEAYKIFEDEKDDVTLFAAFLESIHPKFKDDNVVIDILKYGNLSLDELLRFLELSNRHRQGKKSFVIANDTINIDQVPEELLVVPTLVEAEDIIQMEEIERDLGF; encoded by the coding sequence ATGAGAATAATTGAAAAGGAAGCTTATAAGATATTTGAGGACGAAAAAGATGACGTAACCCTATTTGCCGCATTTTTGGAGAGCATTCACCCCAAATTCAAAGATGATAATGTGGTGATAGATATCCTGAAGTACGGGAACCTGAGCCTTGATGAGCTGCTAAGGTTCCTGGAGCTTTCAAACAGACACAGGCAGGGGAAAAAGTCTTTCGTTATTGCAAACGATACGATCAACATAGACCAGGTGCCCGAAGAGCTGCTGGTGGTACCAACCCTTGTTGAAGCCGAAGATATAATACAAATGGAAGAAATTGAAAGAGACCTGGGATTCTAG
- a CDS encoding YgaP family membrane protein: protein MKENVGKKDQLIRSIAGPALMGIGYFALGGNKGKLAGLAAIVTGTLIAESAITRVCPVNEFLGVDTREKKKSPIKKIKEALV, encoded by the coding sequence ATGAAAGAAAATGTAGGTAAAAAAGATCAGCTTATTCGCAGTATTGCCGGCCCTGCCCTAATGGGGATAGGGTACTTTGCACTTGGCGGGAACAAAGGAAAACTAGCCGGCCTCGCAGCCATAGTTACCGGAACTTTGATTGCCGAAAGTGCTATCACCAGGGTTTGCCCCGTAAATGAATTCTTAGGGGTTGATACCCGGGAAAAGAAAAAAAGTCCGATCAAAAAGATCAAAGAAGCTCTGGTTTAA
- a CDS encoding DUF389 domain-containing protein: MLYLLYESQEKAAVEENILPMLKNIEYEQVSFPLDKEFDISADSCLLLFLPDSALREVVPMAARNKWPISILPHPENKFTSKGLGVSENIEEVITEYTECERPYKIDLLFCNEVPVFSSINIGDIFLLSQRHGKKNFFQEVVNIIKNIRKASSLSHHAYQLSTDGEKIIHTSALGIIVVEHASSSLVSKRLLEESSIDDGAFQAFVLAPQNLMVLLWFFLRSLIPSKTTLNRLPSFIGKIKTSNLQVSGKEPVEYTIDGEKKQAEELRIEVQKQRLILKQKSIFSGKTEKENGKKSLKIEGLPTGETRKELVKRSLPVLPRASTEQFQDLFKVLRNSSTISTSFMVMMILSTLIATFGLFGNSSPVIIGAMILAPVIAPIVSFSMGMVRYDVPMLKESFVTITAGTLVSLAFAAGVSLIIPLRVLTPEIEARLSPTLLDMGIAVSSGIAAAYAHANEGIAKSLAGVAIAVALVPPLAVAGIGIGWWDWQVFSGAILLYATNLAGIILFGGLTFLFLGFAPFKRAKMGLVYTLVIVILVAVPLSLSFDRIMQEANITRTLEGATIQNVVLRDVRIRFGSPMVVSLRLVGPDNIAPKRIQEVKEEIEKKIDQPVRLEVVSAIEF, translated from the coding sequence ATGCTCTACCTCTTATACGAATCCCAGGAAAAAGCAGCTGTAGAGGAAAACATCCTCCCAATGTTGAAGAACATTGAGTATGAACAGGTGTCTTTCCCTTTAGATAAAGAATTCGATATTTCAGCGGATTCCTGTCTTCTCCTTTTTTTACCCGATTCAGCATTGAGAGAAGTCGTTCCCATGGCTGCCAGAAACAAATGGCCCATTTCCATTTTACCCCATCCCGAAAATAAATTCACCTCTAAAGGCCTGGGAGTTTCAGAAAATATTGAAGAAGTGATCACCGAATATACCGAGTGTGAACGCCCATATAAAATTGACCTTTTGTTTTGTAACGAAGTACCTGTTTTTAGCTCCATCAATATTGGCGACATCTTTTTGCTTTCCCAAAGGCATGGCAAAAAGAACTTTTTTCAGGAGGTAGTAAACATCATTAAAAATATTCGCAAAGCTTCTTCCCTGTCGCACCATGCCTACCAGTTAAGTACAGACGGCGAAAAGATCATTCACACCTCTGCCCTGGGGATTATTGTGGTAGAACACGCTTCGAGCTCGCTTGTTTCTAAACGACTGCTGGAAGAAAGCTCAATAGACGACGGGGCTTTTCAGGCATTTGTACTGGCGCCCCAAAACCTTATGGTGCTGCTCTGGTTCTTCCTTAGAAGCCTTATTCCCAGTAAAACGACATTGAACAGGCTGCCCTCTTTCATCGGAAAAATAAAAACCTCCAACCTGCAGGTCTCCGGGAAAGAACCTGTGGAGTACACCATTGACGGCGAGAAAAAACAGGCTGAAGAACTCAGGATTGAGGTTCAAAAACAAAGGCTTATCCTTAAGCAGAAGAGTATTTTCAGCGGAAAAACAGAAAAGGAAAACGGAAAAAAAAGCCTGAAAATTGAAGGCCTGCCCACCGGCGAAACCCGAAAGGAACTTGTAAAAAGGAGCCTGCCGGTACTGCCCCGCGCCAGCACCGAGCAGTTTCAGGACCTCTTCAAGGTGCTTCGTAACAGCTCTACCATAAGCACCTCTTTTATGGTCATGATGATCTTATCTACCCTCATTGCCACCTTCGGCCTCTTCGGAAATTCTTCGCCCGTGATCATTGGTGCGATGATCCTGGCGCCGGTAATTGCGCCTATAGTTTCTTTTTCCATGGGCATGGTGCGCTATGATGTTCCCATGTTAAAGGAAAGCTTTGTTACCATTACCGCCGGGACACTGGTTTCGCTGGCCTTTGCTGCCGGGGTAAGCCTTATTATTCCGCTAAGGGTGCTCACGCCCGAAATAGAAGCCAGGCTCTCCCCCACCCTGCTCGATATGGGGATTGCAGTATCATCGGGCATTGCCGCTGCTTACGCCCACGCCAATGAAGGCATTGCAAAAAGCCTCGCGGGAGTGGCCATCGCTGTGGCTTTGGTGCCGCCACTTGCCGTTGCCGGAATAGGCATAGGCTGGTGGGACTGGCAGGTATTTTCGGGGGCGATCTTACTGTATGCCACCAACCTTGCGGGAATTATTCTATTTGGAGGCCTTACCTTTTTGTTCCTGGGCTTTGCCCCCTTTAAAAGGGCAAAAATGGGACTGGTTTATACGCTCGTTATTGTGATCCTGGTGGCCGTGCCCCTTAGCCTTTCTTTTGACCGCATTATGCAGGAGGCCAATATCACCCGTACCCTTGAAGGGGCTACAATTCAGAATGTGGTGTTGAGAGACGTGCGCATCCGCTTTGGGTCGCCCATGGTGGTTTCACTGCGCCTGGTGGGCCCCGATAATATTGCCCCAAAAAGAATCCAGGAAGTCAAAGAAGAAATAGAAAAGAAAATAGATCAGCCGGTAAGGTTGGAGGTGGTTTCGGCCATAGAATTCTAA
- a CDS encoding DUF2255 family protein, whose protein sequence is MSTPTGFPSEFIAYTRENTLVGIKAGSTRKTFLNIWIVEVADRFFSRSWNRSDKSWFTELMRTGTGQLKYGDRIINLKAKKLPADARVQKDIDLAYRTKYNQPENIFYSEGITQPEYANYTIEFFIDQK, encoded by the coding sequence ATGTCAACACCAACAGGATTCCCTTCAGAATTCATCGCCTATACCAGAGAAAATACCCTGGTGGGAATTAAAGCCGGCAGCACGAGGAAAACTTTTCTGAACATCTGGATCGTAGAGGTAGCAGACCGTTTTTTCTCCCGAAGCTGGAACAGGAGCGATAAAAGCTGGTTCACTGAACTCATGCGAACGGGAACTGGACAATTAAAGTACGGCGACAGGATCATCAACCTAAAGGCAAAAAAACTCCCTGCAGATGCCCGGGTGCAAAAAGACATAGATCTCGCCTACCGCACAAAGTACAACCAGCCCGAAAATATTTTTTATTCTGAAGGTATCACCCAACCGGAATACGCCAATTACACTATTGAATTTTTTATTGACCAAAAATAA